A single Syngnathus acus chromosome 8, fSynAcu1.2, whole genome shotgun sequence DNA region contains:
- the sun1 gene encoding SUN domain-containing protein 1 isoform X6 yields MSRRSLRLQNMADHHGNDSLMDYTRSQSSYASRKESRTLRGRKLQSNTLSLSLSQADTPRQHLSFSAICTPLSSSTRVEESNAAAFAGSLRDCAADHLRQRTVTTTTTSVDGIWGRTSHSVHGSSNVNGDVDASKSYVTHANGFICKDCSFHSEKNDSLITHTSSTSSPSSRAEGACADSLYYSSSPFATIYTRDRSQKNKTGILTSVSNTCVRLSKKVLAPFVSIFTMLCSSVLWLHTRTTSGTQGRAGVFASCTDSLRQTASSSLSQVWLLKRRVMGDSSENSQVQAHSSYCGSMNVKDLVTEDASHLNLNGSLCDDCKGKQSFETHTVLVTQSSRSRRLAEALWSLLACAGYCFLRPGHYAVRGAKALGSGVSTLTQRLFTLLWTILAAPGKAGRGLLWFLASGWYHLASLASLLNVFFLTRCLPKLWKLLLLLLPLLLFLAWWLWSPPVAVLLSYLPAANLTEWRPSSLITYLSILMPASAPVPVSAPVPVPAAEFQTSAPVSQAPPIVVSSLDMERLERLERQLALLWQRVQQSEQKQEQQDTDIMALYATLREKLHAETDRETLGLWVSSLLEQRLGVLRGELREDHALREQNEEQLKALQGSQTTRLAELELLLGALAAKTETVQQRQQQYELDKEKIEVGVAPAVDTPPLSVGVKQETHNALQAEVQRLEMDLVKVRQDLHAVMGCRGKCEQLDSLQETMSAQVSSQVRKELHALFFGSGSSDQSQEELPESLVVWLSQRYATTPDLRASLVALEHSILSNVSQQLQLSRVETLSEAESKAASIAGAAAITVQNTASTECLSEEQVKLIAQNVLKLYSQDKTGLVDYALESGGGSILSTRCSETHETKTALMSLFGVPLWYFSQSPRVVIQPDMYPGNCWAFKGSQGYLVIRLSMRIRPTSFCLEHIPKALSPTGNISSAPRNFTVFGLDDEYQEEGDLLGHYTYQEDGESLQIFPVKEPTEKTFQVMEVQVMSNWGHPDYTCLYRFRVHGEPRPQ; encoded by the exons ATGTCACGGCGGAGCCTGCGTCTGCAAAACATGGCCGATCACCATGGCAACGACAGCCTTATGGACTACACCAGAAGCCAGAGCAGCTATGCTTCCAGGAAAGAGTCACG gACGCTCCGGGGGAGAAAGCTGCAGTCCAACACCTTGTCGTTGTCCCTGAGCCAAGCCGACACGCCCAGGCAGCACCTCAGCTTCTCCGCCATCTGCACCCCGTTAAGCAGCAGCACCAGGGTGGAGGAAAGCAACGCGGCGGCGTTTGCCGGCAGCCTGCGTGACTGCGCCGCCGACCACCTGAGACAGCGCACCGTCACGACCACCACGACGTCAGTCGACGGCATCTGGG GAAGGACGTCCCACTCCGTGCACGGCTCGTCCAACGTCAACGGCGACGTGGATGCTTCCAAGTCCTACGTGACGCACGCCAACGGCTTCATCTGTAAGGACTGCTCCTTCCATTCTGAAAAGAACGACTCCCTCATCACGCACACGTCATCGACATCATCGCCGTCGTCTCGCGCCGAAGGAGCGTGCGCCGATTCCCTCTACTACTCGTCGTCACCTTTCGCAACTATATACACCAGAGACCGGAGTCAGAAGAACAAGACAG GCATCCTAACGTCAGTGTCCAATACGTGCGTGCGTCTGAGCAAAAAAGTCCTGGCTCCTTTTGTGTCTATCTTCACCATGCTTTGCAGCAGCGTACTCTGGCTACACACGCGAACCACAAGCGGCACACAAGGAAGAG CAGGCGTCTTTGCGTCATGCACGGACTCCCTGAGACAGACGGCGTCCTCCAGTTTGTCCCAAGTGTGGCTACTCAAGCGCAGGGTGATGGGCGACAGCTCTGAAAACTCTCAAGTACAAG CTCACTCGAGTTACTGTGGAAGCATGAATGTTAAAGATCTGGTGACAGAAGACGCATCACATCTCAATCTCAATGGTTCCCTAT GTGATGACTGTAAAGGGAAGCAGTCCTTTGAGACGCACACCGTCCTCGTCACTCAATCCTCCAGGTCCCGGCGCCTGGCGGAGGCGCTGTGGAGCCTTCTGGCTTGCGCAG GTTACTGCTTCCTCCGGCCGGGTCACTACGCGGTGAGAGGCGCTAAAGCTTTGGGCTCAGGGGTCAGCACGCTGACGCAGAGACTGTTTACGTTGCTGTGGACAATCCTAGCGGCTCCAG GGAAGGCAGGCCGGGGTCTTCTgtggtttctcgccagtggcTGGTACCACCTTGCATCCCTCGCGTCTCTCCTCAACGTCTTCTTTCTGACACG GTGCCTTCCAAAACTCTGGAAGCTCCTCCTGCTTTTACTGCCGCTCCTGCTCTTCTTAG CTTGGTGGCTGTGGAGCCCGCCCGTCGCCGTCCTGCTCAGCTACTTACCAGCCGCAAACCTCACCGAGTGGCGTCCTTCCTCCCTGATCACGTACCTGTCTATCTTAATGCCAGCCTCCGCTCCGGTTCCTGTATCTGCTCCGGTTCCTGTACCTGCTGCAGAGTTCCAGACCTCAGCTCCCGTTTCACAAGCGCCA ccAATTGTAGTCTCTAGTTTGGACATGGAGCGCCTCGAGCGTCTGGAGCGCCAGCTAGCGCTCCTGTGGCAGCGAGTCCAGCAGAGCGAGCAGaagcaggagcagcaggacACGGACATAATGGCTCTGTACGCCACGCTGAGGGAGAAGCTCCACGCCGAGACCGACAGGGAGACGCTGGGACTGTGGGTGTCGTCCCTGCTGGAGCAGAGGCTGGGCGTGTTGCGAGGAGAGCTGAGAGAGGACCACGCCCTCAGAGAGCAG AACGAAGAGCAGCTCAAAGCGCTACAAGGGAGTCAAACGACACGGTTGGCCGAGTTGGAACTGCTGCTCGGCGCTCTGGCTGCCAAGACTGAG ACCGTGCAACAGAGGCAGCAGCAATATGAACTTGACAAAGAGAAAATTGAAGTCGGCGTCGCTCCAGCAGTAGACACGCCTCCTCTTAG TGTGGGAGTGAAGCAGGAGACGCACAATGCGTTGCAGGCTGAGGTGCAAAGACTTGAGATGGATTTGGTAAAAGTCAGGCAGGACCTGCACGCCGTCATGGGATGCAGGGGCAAGTGTGAGCAGCTGGACTCGCTGCAGGAGACG ATGTCGGCTCAGGTTTCCTCCCAAGTGCGTAAGGAGTTGCACGCTCTCTTCTTCGGCAGCGGCTCGTCAGATCAGTCTCAGGAGGAACTGCCTGAGTCTCTGGTGGTCTGGCTCTCCCAGCGCTACGCCACCACACCCGACCTGCGGGCGTCGCTGGTTGCCCTGGAGCACAGCATCCTGAGCAATGTTTCTCAGCAGCTGCAGCTGAGCCGTGTCGAGACTCTCAGCGAGGCCGAGTCCAAGGCCGCGTCCATCGCTGGCGCGGCGGCCATCACGGTGCAGAACACTGCCTCGACCGAGTGCTTGTCGGAAGAG CAAGTAAAATTGATCGCCCAGAATGTGCTGAAGCTCTACTCGCAGGACAAGACCGGTCTGGTGGACTATGCCCTGGAGTCTGGAG GCGGGAGCATCCTCAGCACTCGCTGTTCAGAAACACACGAGACCAAGACAGCCCTCATGAGTCTGTTTGGCGTCCCGCTCTGGTACTTCTCCCAGTCCCCTCGAGTTGTCATCCAG CCTGACATGTACCCAGGCAACTGCTGGGCGTTCAAAGGCTCACAGGGTTACCTCGTGATCCGGCTTTCTATGAGAATCCGGCCCACGTCCTTCTGCTTGGAACATATTCCCAAAGCGCTGTCCCCCACCGGGAACATCAGCAGTGCCCCTCGTAACTTCACAGTCTTT GGACTGGATGACGAGTACCAAGAAGAAGGCGACTTGCTCGGTCACTACACCTACCAGGAAGACGGAGAATCGCTGCAAATCTTCCCTGTTAAG GAGCCGACGGAGAAGACTTTCCAAGTCATGGAGGTCCAGGTGATGTCCAACTGGGGGCATCCCGACTACACTTGTTTGTATCGCTTTCGAGTCCACGGAGAACCTCGCCCTCAGTGA
- the sun1 gene encoding SUN domain-containing protein 1 isoform X2, whose translation MEEKSKQRRMTMDFSQLHTYTPPQCAPENTGYTYSLSSSYSTAALEFEKEHQIAPVYESPRMSRRSLRLQNMADHHGNDSLMDYTRSQSSYASRKESRTLRGRKLQSNTLSLSLSQADTPRQHLSFSAICTPLSSSTRVEESNAAAFAGSLRDCAADHLRQRTVTTTTTSVDGIWGRTSHSVHGSSNVNGDVDASKSYVTHANGFICKDCSFHSEKNDSLITHTSSTSSPSSRAEGACADSLYYSSSPFATIYTRDRSQKNKTGILTSVSNTCVRLSKKVLAPFVSIFTMLCSSVLWLHTRTTSGTQGRGVFASCTDSLRQTASSSLSQVWLLKRRVMGDSSENSQVQAHSSYCGSMNVKDLVTEDASHLNLNGSLCDDCKGKQSFETHTVLVTQSSRSRRLAEALWSLLACAGYCFLRPGHYAVRGAKALGSGVSTLTQRLFTLLWTILAAPGKAGRGLLWFLASGWYHLASLASLLNVFFLTRCLPKLWKLLLLLLPLLLFLAWWLWSPPVAVLLSYLPAANLTEWRPSSLITYLSILMPASAPVPVSAPVPVPAAEFQTSAPVSQAPPIVVSSLDMERLERLERQLALLWQRVQQSEQKQEQQDTDIMALYATLREKLHAETDRETLGLWVSSLLEQRLGVLRGELREDHALREQNEEQLKALQGSQTTRLAELELLLGALAAKTETVQQRQQQYELDKEKIEVGVAPAVDTPPLSVGVKQETHNALQAEVQRLEMDLVKVRQDLHAVMGCRGKCEQLDSLQETMSAQVSSQVRKELHALFFGSGSSDQSQEELPESLVVWLSQRYATTPDLRASLVALEHSILSNVSQQLQLSRVETLSEAESKAASIAGAAAITVQNTASTECLSEEQVKLIAQNVLKLYSQDKTGLVDYALESGGGSILSTRCSETHETKTALMSLFGVPLWYFSQSPRVVIQPDMYPGNCWAFKGSQGYLVIRLSMRIRPTSFCLEHIPKALSPTGNISSAPRNFTVFGLDDEYQEEGDLLGHYTYQEDGESLQIFPVKEPTEKTFQVMEVQVMSNWGHPDYTCLYRFRVHGEPRPQ comes from the exons CTCCAGCTACTCGACGGCAGCGTTGGAGTTTGAGAAGGAGCACCAGATTGCTCCGGTCTACGAGTCGCCCAGGATGTCACGGCGGAGCCTGCGTCTGCAAAACATGGCCGATCACCATGGCAACGACAGCCTTATGGACTACACCAGAAGCCAGAGCAGCTATGCTTCCAGGAAAGAGTCACG gACGCTCCGGGGGAGAAAGCTGCAGTCCAACACCTTGTCGTTGTCCCTGAGCCAAGCCGACACGCCCAGGCAGCACCTCAGCTTCTCCGCCATCTGCACCCCGTTAAGCAGCAGCACCAGGGTGGAGGAAAGCAACGCGGCGGCGTTTGCCGGCAGCCTGCGTGACTGCGCCGCCGACCACCTGAGACAGCGCACCGTCACGACCACCACGACGTCAGTCGACGGCATCTGGG GAAGGACGTCCCACTCCGTGCACGGCTCGTCCAACGTCAACGGCGACGTGGATGCTTCCAAGTCCTACGTGACGCACGCCAACGGCTTCATCTGTAAGGACTGCTCCTTCCATTCTGAAAAGAACGACTCCCTCATCACGCACACGTCATCGACATCATCGCCGTCGTCTCGCGCCGAAGGAGCGTGCGCCGATTCCCTCTACTACTCGTCGTCACCTTTCGCAACTATATACACCAGAGACCGGAGTCAGAAGAACAAGACAG GCATCCTAACGTCAGTGTCCAATACGTGCGTGCGTCTGAGCAAAAAAGTCCTGGCTCCTTTTGTGTCTATCTTCACCATGCTTTGCAGCAGCGTACTCTGGCTACACACGCGAACCACAAGCGGCACACAAGGAAGAG GCGTCTTTGCGTCATGCACGGACTCCCTGAGACAGACGGCGTCCTCCAGTTTGTCCCAAGTGTGGCTACTCAAGCGCAGGGTGATGGGCGACAGCTCTGAAAACTCTCAAGTACAAG CTCACTCGAGTTACTGTGGAAGCATGAATGTTAAAGATCTGGTGACAGAAGACGCATCACATCTCAATCTCAATGGTTCCCTAT GTGATGACTGTAAAGGGAAGCAGTCCTTTGAGACGCACACCGTCCTCGTCACTCAATCCTCCAGGTCCCGGCGCCTGGCGGAGGCGCTGTGGAGCCTTCTGGCTTGCGCAG GTTACTGCTTCCTCCGGCCGGGTCACTACGCGGTGAGAGGCGCTAAAGCTTTGGGCTCAGGGGTCAGCACGCTGACGCAGAGACTGTTTACGTTGCTGTGGACAATCCTAGCGGCTCCAG GGAAGGCAGGCCGGGGTCTTCTgtggtttctcgccagtggcTGGTACCACCTTGCATCCCTCGCGTCTCTCCTCAACGTCTTCTTTCTGACACG GTGCCTTCCAAAACTCTGGAAGCTCCTCCTGCTTTTACTGCCGCTCCTGCTCTTCTTAG CTTGGTGGCTGTGGAGCCCGCCCGTCGCCGTCCTGCTCAGCTACTTACCAGCCGCAAACCTCACCGAGTGGCGTCCTTCCTCCCTGATCACGTACCTGTCTATCTTAATGCCAGCCTCCGCTCCGGTTCCTGTATCTGCTCCGGTTCCTGTACCTGCTGCAGAGTTCCAGACCTCAGCTCCCGTTTCACAAGCGCCA ccAATTGTAGTCTCTAGTTTGGACATGGAGCGCCTCGAGCGTCTGGAGCGCCAGCTAGCGCTCCTGTGGCAGCGAGTCCAGCAGAGCGAGCAGaagcaggagcagcaggacACGGACATAATGGCTCTGTACGCCACGCTGAGGGAGAAGCTCCACGCCGAGACCGACAGGGAGACGCTGGGACTGTGGGTGTCGTCCCTGCTGGAGCAGAGGCTGGGCGTGTTGCGAGGAGAGCTGAGAGAGGACCACGCCCTCAGAGAGCAG AACGAAGAGCAGCTCAAAGCGCTACAAGGGAGTCAAACGACACGGTTGGCCGAGTTGGAACTGCTGCTCGGCGCTCTGGCTGCCAAGACTGAG ACCGTGCAACAGAGGCAGCAGCAATATGAACTTGACAAAGAGAAAATTGAAGTCGGCGTCGCTCCAGCAGTAGACACGCCTCCTCTTAG TGTGGGAGTGAAGCAGGAGACGCACAATGCGTTGCAGGCTGAGGTGCAAAGACTTGAGATGGATTTGGTAAAAGTCAGGCAGGACCTGCACGCCGTCATGGGATGCAGGGGCAAGTGTGAGCAGCTGGACTCGCTGCAGGAGACG ATGTCGGCTCAGGTTTCCTCCCAAGTGCGTAAGGAGTTGCACGCTCTCTTCTTCGGCAGCGGCTCGTCAGATCAGTCTCAGGAGGAACTGCCTGAGTCTCTGGTGGTCTGGCTCTCCCAGCGCTACGCCACCACACCCGACCTGCGGGCGTCGCTGGTTGCCCTGGAGCACAGCATCCTGAGCAATGTTTCTCAGCAGCTGCAGCTGAGCCGTGTCGAGACTCTCAGCGAGGCCGAGTCCAAGGCCGCGTCCATCGCTGGCGCGGCGGCCATCACGGTGCAGAACACTGCCTCGACCGAGTGCTTGTCGGAAGAG CAAGTAAAATTGATCGCCCAGAATGTGCTGAAGCTCTACTCGCAGGACAAGACCGGTCTGGTGGACTATGCCCTGGAGTCTGGAG GCGGGAGCATCCTCAGCACTCGCTGTTCAGAAACACACGAGACCAAGACAGCCCTCATGAGTCTGTTTGGCGTCCCGCTCTGGTACTTCTCCCAGTCCCCTCGAGTTGTCATCCAG CCTGACATGTACCCAGGCAACTGCTGGGCGTTCAAAGGCTCACAGGGTTACCTCGTGATCCGGCTTTCTATGAGAATCCGGCCCACGTCCTTCTGCTTGGAACATATTCCCAAAGCGCTGTCCCCCACCGGGAACATCAGCAGTGCCCCTCGTAACTTCACAGTCTTT GGACTGGATGACGAGTACCAAGAAGAAGGCGACTTGCTCGGTCACTACACCTACCAGGAAGACGGAGAATCGCTGCAAATCTTCCCTGTTAAG GAGCCGACGGAGAAGACTTTCCAAGTCATGGAGGTCCAGGTGATGTCCAACTGGGGGCATCCCGACTACACTTGTTTGTATCGCTTTCGAGTCCACGGAGAACCTCGCCCTCAGTGA
- the sun1 gene encoding SUN domain-containing protein 1 isoform X1 encodes MEEKSKQRRMTMDFSQLHTYTPPQCAPENTGYTYSLSSSYSTAALEFEKEHQIAPVYESPRMSRRSLRLQNMADHHGNDSLMDYTRSQSSYASRKESRTLRGRKLQSNTLSLSLSQADTPRQHLSFSAICTPLSSSTRVEESNAAAFAGSLRDCAADHLRQRTVTTTTTSVDGIWGRTSHSVHGSSNVNGDVDASKSYVTHANGFICKDCSFHSEKNDSLITHTSSTSSPSSRAEGACADSLYYSSSPFATIYTRDRSQKNKTGILTSVSNTCVRLSKKVLAPFVSIFTMLCSSVLWLHTRTTSGTQGRAGVFASCTDSLRQTASSSLSQVWLLKRRVMGDSSENSQVQAHSSYCGSMNVKDLVTEDASHLNLNGSLCDDCKGKQSFETHTVLVTQSSRSRRLAEALWSLLACAGYCFLRPGHYAVRGAKALGSGVSTLTQRLFTLLWTILAAPGKAGRGLLWFLASGWYHLASLASLLNVFFLTRCLPKLWKLLLLLLPLLLFLAWWLWSPPVAVLLSYLPAANLTEWRPSSLITYLSILMPASAPVPVSAPVPVPAAEFQTSAPVSQAPPIVVSSLDMERLERLERQLALLWQRVQQSEQKQEQQDTDIMALYATLREKLHAETDRETLGLWVSSLLEQRLGVLRGELREDHALREQNEEQLKALQGSQTTRLAELELLLGALAAKTETVQQRQQQYELDKEKIEVGVAPAVDTPPLSVGVKQETHNALQAEVQRLEMDLVKVRQDLHAVMGCRGKCEQLDSLQETMSAQVSSQVRKELHALFFGSGSSDQSQEELPESLVVWLSQRYATTPDLRASLVALEHSILSNVSQQLQLSRVETLSEAESKAASIAGAAAITVQNTASTECLSEEQVKLIAQNVLKLYSQDKTGLVDYALESGGGSILSTRCSETHETKTALMSLFGVPLWYFSQSPRVVIQPDMYPGNCWAFKGSQGYLVIRLSMRIRPTSFCLEHIPKALSPTGNISSAPRNFTVFGLDDEYQEEGDLLGHYTYQEDGESLQIFPVKEPTEKTFQVMEVQVMSNWGHPDYTCLYRFRVHGEPRPQ; translated from the exons CTCCAGCTACTCGACGGCAGCGTTGGAGTTTGAGAAGGAGCACCAGATTGCTCCGGTCTACGAGTCGCCCAGGATGTCACGGCGGAGCCTGCGTCTGCAAAACATGGCCGATCACCATGGCAACGACAGCCTTATGGACTACACCAGAAGCCAGAGCAGCTATGCTTCCAGGAAAGAGTCACG gACGCTCCGGGGGAGAAAGCTGCAGTCCAACACCTTGTCGTTGTCCCTGAGCCAAGCCGACACGCCCAGGCAGCACCTCAGCTTCTCCGCCATCTGCACCCCGTTAAGCAGCAGCACCAGGGTGGAGGAAAGCAACGCGGCGGCGTTTGCCGGCAGCCTGCGTGACTGCGCCGCCGACCACCTGAGACAGCGCACCGTCACGACCACCACGACGTCAGTCGACGGCATCTGGG GAAGGACGTCCCACTCCGTGCACGGCTCGTCCAACGTCAACGGCGACGTGGATGCTTCCAAGTCCTACGTGACGCACGCCAACGGCTTCATCTGTAAGGACTGCTCCTTCCATTCTGAAAAGAACGACTCCCTCATCACGCACACGTCATCGACATCATCGCCGTCGTCTCGCGCCGAAGGAGCGTGCGCCGATTCCCTCTACTACTCGTCGTCACCTTTCGCAACTATATACACCAGAGACCGGAGTCAGAAGAACAAGACAG GCATCCTAACGTCAGTGTCCAATACGTGCGTGCGTCTGAGCAAAAAAGTCCTGGCTCCTTTTGTGTCTATCTTCACCATGCTTTGCAGCAGCGTACTCTGGCTACACACGCGAACCACAAGCGGCACACAAGGAAGAG CAGGCGTCTTTGCGTCATGCACGGACTCCCTGAGACAGACGGCGTCCTCCAGTTTGTCCCAAGTGTGGCTACTCAAGCGCAGGGTGATGGGCGACAGCTCTGAAAACTCTCAAGTACAAG CTCACTCGAGTTACTGTGGAAGCATGAATGTTAAAGATCTGGTGACAGAAGACGCATCACATCTCAATCTCAATGGTTCCCTAT GTGATGACTGTAAAGGGAAGCAGTCCTTTGAGACGCACACCGTCCTCGTCACTCAATCCTCCAGGTCCCGGCGCCTGGCGGAGGCGCTGTGGAGCCTTCTGGCTTGCGCAG GTTACTGCTTCCTCCGGCCGGGTCACTACGCGGTGAGAGGCGCTAAAGCTTTGGGCTCAGGGGTCAGCACGCTGACGCAGAGACTGTTTACGTTGCTGTGGACAATCCTAGCGGCTCCAG GGAAGGCAGGCCGGGGTCTTCTgtggtttctcgccagtggcTGGTACCACCTTGCATCCCTCGCGTCTCTCCTCAACGTCTTCTTTCTGACACG GTGCCTTCCAAAACTCTGGAAGCTCCTCCTGCTTTTACTGCCGCTCCTGCTCTTCTTAG CTTGGTGGCTGTGGAGCCCGCCCGTCGCCGTCCTGCTCAGCTACTTACCAGCCGCAAACCTCACCGAGTGGCGTCCTTCCTCCCTGATCACGTACCTGTCTATCTTAATGCCAGCCTCCGCTCCGGTTCCTGTATCTGCTCCGGTTCCTGTACCTGCTGCAGAGTTCCAGACCTCAGCTCCCGTTTCACAAGCGCCA ccAATTGTAGTCTCTAGTTTGGACATGGAGCGCCTCGAGCGTCTGGAGCGCCAGCTAGCGCTCCTGTGGCAGCGAGTCCAGCAGAGCGAGCAGaagcaggagcagcaggacACGGACATAATGGCTCTGTACGCCACGCTGAGGGAGAAGCTCCACGCCGAGACCGACAGGGAGACGCTGGGACTGTGGGTGTCGTCCCTGCTGGAGCAGAGGCTGGGCGTGTTGCGAGGAGAGCTGAGAGAGGACCACGCCCTCAGAGAGCAG AACGAAGAGCAGCTCAAAGCGCTACAAGGGAGTCAAACGACACGGTTGGCCGAGTTGGAACTGCTGCTCGGCGCTCTGGCTGCCAAGACTGAG ACCGTGCAACAGAGGCAGCAGCAATATGAACTTGACAAAGAGAAAATTGAAGTCGGCGTCGCTCCAGCAGTAGACACGCCTCCTCTTAG TGTGGGAGTGAAGCAGGAGACGCACAATGCGTTGCAGGCTGAGGTGCAAAGACTTGAGATGGATTTGGTAAAAGTCAGGCAGGACCTGCACGCCGTCATGGGATGCAGGGGCAAGTGTGAGCAGCTGGACTCGCTGCAGGAGACG ATGTCGGCTCAGGTTTCCTCCCAAGTGCGTAAGGAGTTGCACGCTCTCTTCTTCGGCAGCGGCTCGTCAGATCAGTCTCAGGAGGAACTGCCTGAGTCTCTGGTGGTCTGGCTCTCCCAGCGCTACGCCACCACACCCGACCTGCGGGCGTCGCTGGTTGCCCTGGAGCACAGCATCCTGAGCAATGTTTCTCAGCAGCTGCAGCTGAGCCGTGTCGAGACTCTCAGCGAGGCCGAGTCCAAGGCCGCGTCCATCGCTGGCGCGGCGGCCATCACGGTGCAGAACACTGCCTCGACCGAGTGCTTGTCGGAAGAG CAAGTAAAATTGATCGCCCAGAATGTGCTGAAGCTCTACTCGCAGGACAAGACCGGTCTGGTGGACTATGCCCTGGAGTCTGGAG GCGGGAGCATCCTCAGCACTCGCTGTTCAGAAACACACGAGACCAAGACAGCCCTCATGAGTCTGTTTGGCGTCCCGCTCTGGTACTTCTCCCAGTCCCCTCGAGTTGTCATCCAG CCTGACATGTACCCAGGCAACTGCTGGGCGTTCAAAGGCTCACAGGGTTACCTCGTGATCCGGCTTTCTATGAGAATCCGGCCCACGTCCTTCTGCTTGGAACATATTCCCAAAGCGCTGTCCCCCACCGGGAACATCAGCAGTGCCCCTCGTAACTTCACAGTCTTT GGACTGGATGACGAGTACCAAGAAGAAGGCGACTTGCTCGGTCACTACACCTACCAGGAAGACGGAGAATCGCTGCAAATCTTCCCTGTTAAG GAGCCGACGGAGAAGACTTTCCAAGTCATGGAGGTCCAGGTGATGTCCAACTGGGGGCATCCCGACTACACTTGTTTGTATCGCTTTCGAGTCCACGGAGAACCTCGCCCTCAGTGA